One Clavelina lepadiformis chromosome 1, kaClaLepa1.1, whole genome shotgun sequence genomic region harbors:
- the LOC143460227 gene encoding uncharacterized protein LOC143460227 encodes MMSQSAETRPKVPLGAGVESGKGLKICNQLEATSPSAVIQVSQVMTRSTSANSQNKPKVDTEGLLFLGEIVSSLLCWMLVTMWLYADPMNNTISVQLGFAMFIFVASFVLSIIIFVVLHTGADYKFTRLSCFRNAVFGMSYNAAWAALYLTAGGLTASFAVNDKTQVLRAATAFAFILAILHAFHALVHFRRKFGKFPCSYVGCCHIECNINVNRNDD; translated from the exons ATGATGTCACAGAGTGCTGAAACTCGTCCTAAAGTGCCACTCGGTGCGGGTGTGGAAAGCGGTAaaggtttaaaaatttgtaatcaACTAGAAGCAACCTCACCGTCAGCAGTTATCCAGGTCAGCCAAGTTATGACCAGGTCCACGTCGGCTAACTCCCAAAATAAACCGAAAGTGGACACTGAAGGATTACTTTTTCTCGGTGAAATTGTTTCGTCTCTTCTGTGCTGGATGTTGGTCACCATGTGGTTGTACGCCGACCCGATGAATAATACGATTTCGGTGCAATTGGGATTTGCCATGTTTATATTTGTGGCATCCTTTGTTTTATCAAT AATAATCTTTGTAGTCTTGCATACGGGCGCCGACTACAAATTCACACGGTTGAGCTGCTTCAGAAACGCGGTATTCGGAATGTCATACAACGCTGCTTGGGCGGCCCTATATCTCACTGCAGGCGGACTTACCGCGTCGTTTGCTGTCAATGACAAGACACA aGTGTTACGTGCTGCAACTGCATTCGCTTTCATCTTGGCTATTCTACATGCTTTCCACGCCCTCGTTCACTTTCGGAGAAAGTTTGGCAAATTCCCATGCAGCTACGTTGGCTGCTGTCATATCGAATGTAACATTAACGTCAACCGGAATGACGACTAA
- the LOC143460207 gene encoding alcohol dehydrogenase class-3-like, with translation METAGKVITCSAAVAWEPKKPLVLEQVEVAPPKAHEVRIKVVATGVCHTDAFTLSGEDPEAAYPVILGHEGGGIVESVGEGVTGFRPGDHVVPLYIPQCRECKFCRNKKTNLCQKIRGTQGKGLMPDGTSRFTCKGKKIFHYMGTSTFSQYTVVADISLCKVDESAPLDKVCLLGCGIPTGYGAALNTAKVEEGSNCAIWGLGAVGLATIMGCKAAGASRIIAVDINPTKFEIAKQFGATECVNPKDLDVPVEEAIVSMTDGGCDYTFECIGNVNTMRSALHASHKGWGVSVIIGVAGRGKEISTRPFWLVTGRSWKGTAFGGYKSVDSVPQLVQDYLNKKLKIDEFVTHNMPLAGINQAFDLMHEGKSLRSVINF, from the exons ATGGAAACGGCTGGAAAG GTTATCACTTGCTCTGCTGCTGTTGCTTGGGAACCAAAGAAACCTCTGGTCTTGGAGCAAGTCGAGGTTGCCCCACCCAAAGCGCATGAG GTTAGGATCAAAGTCGTAGCTACTGGAGTTTGCCACACTGATGCTTTCACTTTAAGCGGTGAAGACCCAGAAGCTGCTTATCCAGTTATTCTGGGTCATGAAGGCGGCGGAATTGTAGAAAGTGTTGGAGAGGGAGTCACTGGGTTTAGGCCGG GAGACCATGTTGTCCCATTGTACATTCCTCAATGTCGGGAGTGcaaattttgcagaaataaaaaGACAAACTTGTGTCAGAAAATAAGAGGAACACAG GGCAAAGGACTCATGCCTGATGGTACAAGCAGATTCACATGCAAGGGCAAGAAAATTTTCCATTACATGGGCACATCCACTTTCAGCCAGTACACTGTAGTGGCAGACATTTCTTTGTGCAAG GTTGACGAGAGTGCGCCTTTGGACAAAGTTTGTCTTCTTGGTTGTGGAATACCAACCGGATATGGAGCTGCACTCAATACAGCTAAG GTAGAGGAAGGCTCAAATTGTGCTATTTGGGGCCTCGGAGCAGTTGGACTCGCCACCATCATGGGTTGCAAAGCAGCTGGGGCGTCTCGAATCATAGCAGTTGACATAAATCCGACTAAGTTTGAAATCG CAAAACAATTTGGCGCAACTGAATGCGTTAATCCAAAGGATTTAGATGTTCCTGTAGAAGAAGCTATTGTCTCAATGACTGACGGTGGCTGTGATTATACTTTTGAATGTATCGGAAATGTCAACACCATG AGGTCAGCATTACATGCCAGCCACAAAGGTTGGGGAGTATCGGTTATAATAGGAGTAGCTGGCAGAGGAAAGGAAATATCGACCCGCCCATTCTGGCTTGTCACCGGGAGATCATGGAAGGGAACAGCATTCGGTG GTTATAAGAGCGTTGACAGCGTTCCACAGCTTGTGCAAGATTATTTGAACAAGAAACTGAAGATTGATGAGTTTGTGACACACAACATGCCACTTGCTGGAATAAATCAAGCGTTCGACCTCATGCACGAAGGCAAAAG CTTGCGTTCGGTTATCAATTTCTGA